Below is a window of Candidatus Endomicrobium procryptotermitis DNA.
CTTCTCCAGTTGAAGTTACTTACGGTGGAGTTGGCGTCAATATAAAAGCTTTAAGAACGGTCTTGGGAAATTATACGTCCGAAGCTCTTGCCGTTGACGTTGGAGGCATGTTTACTCTGCCTTCAATAGATAATTTGTCTCTTGGTGTCGCTTACAGAAATTTAGGAACAAAACAGAAATTCATAACGCAGGATTACGATATGCCGCAGACTTTTGCAGTGGGGCTTGCATATAGAGAGAAAGATTTTTATAATCTTAACATTGTGCTTGATTTTAACGCCCAGATGAATTCTGGAAATTATTTTTCAACTGGTGCTGCGATAACGCCTGTATATTTTCTCACTTTCAGAGGCGGAGTGAAACTTGCGGACGAATCTTTAAATACCGATTTAAGATTGGGTATGAGTTTTGAGTTTCAAAATTTCAGTGTTGATTATTCATATACTCCCTCAGACCAACTTAACGGCACTCATAACTTCAATTTAAGTTATGCCATAGGAAAATTTACCAGCCAGCAGGTCGCGTACGACTATTATATGCAAAATCATTTCAGGAAAGCCGTTGAATCGTATTATAAAAAAGATTATATTATGGCAAGAAATAGATTTGATGAAATATTGGCTGTTTATCCTGAACACAGGACTTCTCAAAGGTATCTTCAAAGGATTATTGATGAACTTACCGACATAGACGTATACAATGCCAGAAGAGTAAATGAATACATGAGAAAAGCCAATCTTGCCCTTGAAAAAGGCAACGTGGCAAAAGCTGCTAAAAATTTCAGCAAAGTTTTGGATATTGACCCTGAAAATACACTTGCAAGAACCGGTATTGAAAAAGTTAACGAGTATTCCGAAGAAGTGGAAATAGAAAGAGAAAGGCATAAAAATAGTGAAAGAATACAATATTTATGGGCAAGATATGAAAACTTTTATTTTCAAGGCGAACTTGTGCGTGCAAAAGAGGCTTTAAATTTTATTCTTGACATAGATCCGCAGAATGCCGCTGCAAAAGATGCTATTGTAACTATAGATGGTCAGCTTTCAAAGATTGCATCGGATAAAGTAGCGGAGATGTACAGTCAGGGAATGGATTATTATAATCAGGGAAAATTTCAGGAAGCCATAAGATATTTTGAAGCTATCATCATTGCCGCCCCGCACAGAAGAGATGCACAGGAATTAATAGCGAAAGCGGAAGAAAATATACAAAAAATTACCGAATATGAAAGGCATAGAAAAGTTCTTGAAGCTCAGAGTAAAGTAAGAGGAGAACTTTCACGCAATTTTGAAAGAGCTCTAAATTATTATGAAAAAAACAGGCTTGCAGAAGCCGTCAAATATTTCAGAAGAAGCAAAGATATTGCCGACAAATATGAATTTAGTGACTATTCGCAAAATGCACAGACTTA
It encodes the following:
- a CDS encoding tetratricopeptide repeat protein, with amino-acid sequence MDKNKITSFILIIALLVNMTSYIFADAGVTSGQIFAYNPNPVTGALGDAGIALRSDKAASSILNPAATIDTYRITASFSNSSLFGEIQYNFIGVTFPTEIGKFGMSFMYGGYGKIDYYDREGGSINMGSSYDAGFVLNYSLPLKRTSPVEVTYGGVGVNIKALRTVLGNYTSEALAVDVGGMFTLPSIDNLSLGVAYRNLGTKQKFITQDYDMPQTFAVGLAYREKDFYNLNIVLDFNAQMNSGNYFSTGAAITPVYFLTFRGGVKLADESLNTDLRLGMSFEFQNFSVDYSYTPSDQLNGTHNFNLSYAIGKFTSQQVAYDYYMQNHFRKAVESYYKKDYIMARNRFDEILAVYPEHRTSQRYLQRIIDELTDIDVYNARRVNEYMRKANLALEKGNVAKAAKNFSKVLDIDPENTLARTGIEKVNEYSEEVEIERERHKNSERIQYLWARYENFYFQGELVRAKEALNFILDIDPQNAAAKDAIVTIDGQLSKIASDKVAEMYSQGMDYYNQGKFQEAIRYFEAIIIAAPHRRDAQELIAKAEENIQKITEYERHRKVLEAQSKVRGELSRNFERALNYYEKNRLAEAVKYFRRSKDIADKYEFSDYSQNAQTYIAKISYELSEMHYRRGFELFRKNDFEAAAKEYKTALSYNPNNTSASFELERVSGDVAQKYYEEGMSYYSRSDFDKAREYLKRALYFKPDKAEAKRALERLQ